The proteins below come from a single Chelmon rostratus isolate fCheRos1 chromosome 10, fCheRos1.pri, whole genome shotgun sequence genomic window:
- the ccdc135 gene encoding dynein regulatory complex subunit 7 — protein METVLESESEEQVRHGETQEEEEDDRELTELDGTLSNFHVSAPQEHLLNLEADELCPESYRINSPGEIRLLAIADNFQCQYSHLYPERKPLLLCPVNECGVKKFVSTTLRPTPAVCPELFTWEGCASFVANFLSLDPLEPPVDLPQKLSSSTSVLQSQRATCFEYATLLCSLLLGAHYDAYCVSGYAIKEMCLLDQSLQECPLLDTEVKSVISEQEPQENKYTEKYVRELKSHFLMQQEKKKQDAEAALHQNQELQAESEQRPADPLRGLRVHCWVLVLSGSRSIQENFFIDPLTGSSHTTDDDNFLGVESVWNNLNYYVNMQDCRNSCAGMLFDLEDLKMWEPVLYGATSKKQLILSILKKKENKMMNKIHSAEEEEERPRVFEMPRSWVSQITISKKDLETSWPQRQKVTRYRKAKLEKFAAYLRSDGLVTRLTRYKDLDCTEGVTVKEWYQDRNDHLELREINKLDSVTTERFKRGRRFHLLFHRYAFPSTDSEQEMEFSSARVDDLVRRVKSPGEMMEIFEGRDDFLHYRHVVFGPRVQFSEPHVSIDPDDRPLQKVVERFHRNRSKSANKDVAERVFLLAQRRIEVTYHVEDNRFIPSKRSFIKPRDSTGSKKAEDFTPDMVSSFQVELSEEPLKTLTLYEMLLDLMMDEEKVVLEIKKSKKEVRDILACREQEEGDIQLHLSPWTTAGAAKAHRQRQEMERLAAEEQRWLRDKETDVLAPLLIRMDDPETLSAEDAKQLHEDCLAEFKQRLVENANLIQERSEKETQELQRKQQWYQQNQLTMTEQQKEEYQNYCSEKTLRIHVAKKRLSMHKEEAPQKHRDLDQKLRRDPRLSLHLPS, from the exons ATGGAGACTGTACTGGAGTCAGAGAGTGAGGAGCAAGTCAGACATGGagagacacaggaggaggaagaggatgacaGAGAGCTGACGGAGCTGGATGGGACTCTCAGCAACTTCCATGTTTCTGCTCCTCAGGAGCATCT CCTGAACTTGGAGGCAGACGAGTTGTGTCCTGAGTCCTACAGGATTAACTCCCCCGGCGAGATCCGACTGTTGGCCATTGCAGATAACTTCCAGTGTCAGTATTCACACTTATATCCCGAACGCAAGCCACTGCTGCTCTGCCCTGTCAATGAATGTGGTGTTAAG AAGTTTGTGTCAACGACTCTTCGGCCCACACCAGCAGTCTGCCCTGAGCTTTTCACCTGGGAAGGCTGTGCCTCCTTCGTGGCTAACTTCCTGTCTCTTGACCCTTTGGAGCCGCCTGTGGACCTG CCCCAGAaactgtcctcctccacctcagtgCTGCAGAGTCAGCGGGCCACATGTTTTGAATATGCCACCctgctctgcagcctgctgctcGGCGCTCACTACGACGCCTACTGTGTCAGCGGCTATGCCATTAAAGAGATGTGTCTGCTCGACCAGAGCCTGCAGGagtgccccctgctggacacTGAGGTCAAG AGTGTGATCTCAGAGCAGGAGCCACAGGAGAATAAATACACGGAGAAATATGTGAGGGAGCTGAAGAGTCACTTTTTGATGcagcaagagaagaagaaacaggatGCTGAAGCTGCGTTGCATCAAAACCAGGAACTACAGGCG GAGAGCGAGCAGCGACCCGCTGACCCCCTACGAGGACTGCGGGTGCACTGTTGGGTGCTGGTGCTGTCGGGGAGTCGGAGCATCCAGGAGAACTTCTTCATCGACCCTCTGACCGGGAGCAGCCACACCACTGACGATGACAACTTCCTGGGCGTCGAGAGCGTGTGGAACAATCTCAACTACTACGTGAACATGCAAGACTGCAGGAACAGCTGCGCC ggcatGCTGTTTGACCTGGAAGATTTAAAGATGTGGGAACCAGTCTTGTACGGTGCAACCAGCAAAAAGCAGCTGATTCTCTCTATcttgaagaagaaggagaataaGATGATGAACAAAATCCACAGCGCTGAGGAG gaggaggagcggccCCGCGTTTTTGAGATGCCGAGATCCTGGGTCAGTCAAATCACCATCTCAAAAAAAG ACCTGGAGACCAGCTGGCCACAAAGACAGAAGGTGACTCGCTACAGGAAAGCAAAGCTGGAGAAGTTTGCAGCGTACCTGAGGTCAGACGGCCTGGTCACACGACTGACGAGATACAAAGACCTGGACT gcaCAGAGGGCGTCACGGTGAAGGAGTGGTATCAAGACAGAAACGATCACCTGGAGCTGAGGGAGATCAACAAGCTCGACAGCGTCACCACAGAACGCTTCAAACGTGGACGACGTTTCCACCTTTTAT TTCACAGGTACGCTTTCCCGAGCACCGACTCCGAGCAGGAGATGGAGTTCAGCAGCGCTCGTGTCGACGATCTGGTGCGGCGGGTGAAGTCGCCGGGTGAAATGATGGAGATCTTTGAAGGTCGGGACGACTTCCTCCACTACCGGCACGTCGTCTTCGGTCCACGAGTCCAGTTTTCAGAACCACATGTGAGCATTGATCCGGACGATCGGCCGCTGCAG AAAGTGGTGGAGCGTTTCCACAGGAACAGAAGTAAATCAGCCAACAAGGACGTGGCAGAGCGAGTGTTCCTATTGGCTCAGAGACGGATCGAGGTGACCTATCACGTAGAGGATAATCGATTTATTCCTTCAAAGAGGAGCTTCATCAAACCACGAGACTCAACAGGAAGTAAAAAGGCCGAGGACTTCACACCTGACATGGTCTCCAGTTTCCAG GTGGAACTATCTGAGGAGCCTCTGAAGACCCTGACTCTGTATGAGATGCTTCTGGACCTGATGATGGATGAGGAGAAGGTGGTCCTCGAAATCAAGAAATCTAAGAAAGAG gtcagaGACATTTTGgcctgcagagagcaggaggagggagacattCAGCTTCACTTGTCACCATGGACGACAGCAGGAGCCGCCAAGGcccacagacagagacaggaaatg GAGCGCCTGGCTGCCGAGGAGCAGAGGTGGCTGCGGGACAAGGAGACGGACGTACTGGCCCCCCTCCTGATCCGGATGGACGACCCAGAGACTCTGAGTGCGGAAGACGCTAAGCAGCTCCACGAGGACTGTTTGGCTGAGTTTAAACAGAGACTGGTGGAGAACGCCAACCTCATTCAGGAACGCTCCGAGAAG
- the LOC121613310 gene encoding C-type mannose receptor 2-like: protein MDMILLLIMATSELCAASSHGQHHYHFVYELKTMTDALSYCREKYIDLATVDNMDDVNILVNMAASHKAATPGYKDRVWIGLYDDTSSWRWSLTDEIFYKGVKFQNWNHFQPDNLKAAEYCVGMYDFGGWFDYYCDNSLPAFCVDITGPNVTFVLTSDNMTWSESQSYCRAHHTDLATVRNMAENQKMAELLSESGGDKVWIGLFRESWKWSDGSTSSFRYWRQEGGEPNNISGKEACVVAEFSLGGKWADIDCDVKIPFLCTVVPVSKQVMKVRLMKMGSSLDLNDPAVMEDILKQLKQRLKDEGVNEDVSLSWRKQLDGQIFHKEEEEEETKTKSNCPTIDEL from the exons ATGGACATGATTCTTCTGCTCATCATGGCGACATCAG AGCTGTGTGCTGCCTCTTCACACGGTCAGCATCACTACCATTTTGTTTATGAACTGAAGACCATGACTGACGCGCTGAGTTACTGCAGAGAAAAGTACATCGACTTGGCCACCGTAGACAACATGGACGACGTGAATATCCTGGTCAACATGGCAGCGTCACACAAGGCGGCCACGCCTGGATACAAAGAT CGAGTCTGGATAGGACTGTATGACGacaccagcagctggaggtggTCTCTGACAGACGAAATTTTCTACAAAGGCGTGAAGTTCCAGAACTGGAATCATTTCCAGCCCGATAACCTCAAGGCTGCAGAATACTGTGTTGGCATGTATGATTTTGGAGGCTGGTTCGATTACTATTGTGACAACTCCCTCCCAGCATTCTGCGTTGATATCACAG GGCCAAATGTGACATTTGTCCTCACCAGCGATAACATGACCTGGTCTGAGTCCCAGAGCTACTGCAGGGCTCACCACACAGACCTCGCCACTGTGAGAAACATGGCAGAGAACCAGAAGATGGCggagctgctgtctgagtctGGAGGAGACAAAGTCTGGATCGGCCTTTTCAGAGAGTCCTGGAAGTGGTCAGATGGAAGTACCTCCTCGTTCAGGTActggagacaggaaggaggggagCCTAACAACATTTCGGGGAAGGAGGCTTGTGTGGTGGCAGAGTTCAGCCTCGGTGGAAAATGGGCGGACATAGACTGTGATGTGAAGATACCGTTCCTTTGCACTG TCGTGCCAGTTTCAAAGCAAGTGATGAAGGTGAGGTTGATGAAGATGGGCTCCTCTCTGGATCTGAATGACCCTGCTGTGATGGAGGACATCCTGAAGCAG CTCAAACAAAGGCTGAAGGATGAGGGTGTGAATGAAGACGTCAGCCTGAGCTGGAGGAAGCAGCTGGACGGACAGATCTTccacaaggaggaggaggaggaggagactaAGACGAAGAGCAACTGTCCAACAATAGATGAGCTTTAA